One Archocentrus centrarchus isolate MPI-CPG fArcCen1 chromosome 14, fArcCen1, whole genome shotgun sequence DNA window includes the following coding sequences:
- the ubash3ba gene encoding ubiquitin-associated and SH3 domain-containing protein B, with protein sequence MAAKEELYAKVTPRRQRQTRPNTIKHGSTLDVLLSMGFPKTRALKALVSTGGKNVQAACDWLFSHVDDPFLDDPLPREYVLYLRPSGPLLQQLTHFWKQSRLSCGKNKAHNIFPHITLCQFFMCTDAKVEALSDALQTTVTKWKGRIPMPLPLELYISSTFIGLFVEEKMAEVLKSFAADFASEATSKADVHVEPHKKQLHVTLSYHFQASSLPVLEKLAKNVDVSSGCDWLAVLFSRDIRFANHETLQVMYPYVPQNDDELELLQGDFIFMSPMEQSTASEGWVYGTSLGTGLSGLLPENYVSRADESDTWVVHGSYSFLNCASPLNSGSTVGGLLFDGQQNDSLLDSLVDLPSLPGLCLPMQVSRPASQASLSKMRLFVCRHGERMDVVFGKHWVTQCFDSKGRYIRANLNMPTSLPARSGGHRDFDKDCPITVFGTMQARLVGEALLESHTTVDFVYCSPSLRCIQTAQHILQGLQQDGKTKIRVEPGLFEWTKWVSGTCLPTWIPPAELATANLSVDTTYRPHIPISKLTVSESYDTYISRSFQVTREILTECKNLGNTVLFVAHASSLEACTRQIQGLNPQNSKDFVQVVRKIPYLGFCACEEMGETGVWQLVDPPILPLTHGPNHSFNWREMLLQD encoded by the exons CCTAAAAGCTCTGGTTTCGACGGGAGGCAAAAACGTCCAGGCTGCTTGTGACTG GCTCTTCTCCCATGTCGATGACCCCTTCCTGGATGATCCCCTACCCAGAGAGTATGTGTTATATCTGCGACCCAGTGGGCCACTGCTCCAGCAGCTCACGCACTTCTGGAAGCAGTCCCGCCTCTCTTGTGGCAAAAACAAGGCACACAACATCTTCCCCCACATCACCCTCTGCCAGTTCTTCATG TGTACCGATGCGaaggtggaggctctgtccGACGCTCTCCAGACCACCGTGACCAAATGGAAAGGTCGCATACCCATGCCCCTCCCTCTGGAGCTCTACATCTCCTCAACTTTCATTGGCCTCTTTGTTGAGGAAAAGATGGCAGAGGTTCTGAAGAGTTTTGCTGCTGACTTTGCCAGTGAAGCCACATCAAAAGCAG ATGTTCATGTTGAGCCCCATAAGAAACAGCTTCATGTCACTTTGTCATACCACTTTCAAGCCAGTAGCCTTCCGGTTTTGGAGAAGTTAGCCAAAAATGTGGATGTGTCTTCAGGCTGTGACTGGCTGGCTGTGCTCTTCTCCAGGGATATTCGGTTTGCTAATCACGAG ACACTGCAAGTCATGTACCCGTACGTGCCTCAGAATGATGATGAGCTCGAGCTATTGCAAGGAGACTTCATTTTCATGTCTCCAATGGAGCAGAGCACCGCCAGCGAAGGCTGGGTATACGGCACTTCGCTGGGTACAGGGCTGTCCGGCCTCCTCCCTGAGAACTACGTCAGCCGTGCCGATGAGTCTGATACATGGGTCGTCCATGG GTCTTACTCCTTTCTCAACTGTGCCTCTCCATTGAACTCCGGCAGCACTGTTGGTGGGTTACTTTTTGATGGACAGCAAAATGACAGTCTACTTGACAGCCTTGTGGATCTTCCCAGCCTCCCTGGCCTCTGTCTTCCTATGCAG GTGTCAAGACCGGCTAGTCAGGCCTCCCTGTCCAAGATGAGGCTGTTTGTGTGTCGCCATGGGGAGAGGATGGATGTGGTGTTTGGCAAACACTGGGTCACTCAGTGCTTTGACTCCAAAG GCAGATACATTCGCGCTAATCTCAACATGCCAACCAGTCTACCAGCTCGAAGTGGAGGGCACCGGGACTTTGATAAGGATTGTCCAATTACTGTCTTTGGCACCATGCAGGCCCGCCTTGTAG GGGAAGCCCTGTTAGAAAGCCATACAACAGTAGACTTTGTTTACTGCTCTCCTTCTCTTCGCTGCATCCAGACTGCTCAGCATATTCTTCAAG GTCTCCAGCAGGACGGAAAGACAAAAATCCGTGTGGAGCCTGGATTGTTTGAATGGACAAAGTGGGTTTCAGGAACATGTTTACCTACCTGGATCCCTCCTGCTGAGCTGGCTACTGCTAACCTGAGTGTGGACACAACATACAG ACCTCATATTCCCATAAGTAAATTGACAGTGTCAGAGTCCTACGACACGTACATCAGCAGGAGCTTCCAGGTGACCCGAGAGATCCTgacagagtgcaaaaacttgG gaaacacagtCCTGTTTGTGGCCCATGCTTCCTCCCTGGAGGCTTGCACTCGCCAGATACAAGGCCTCAACCCCCAAAACTCCAAGGACTTCGTCCAAGTTGTCCGAAAG ATTCCTTACTTGGGATTTTGTGCTTGTGAAGAAATGGGAGAGACCGGGGTGTGGCAGCTGGTCGACCCACCGATTCTGCCTCTGACACATGGGCCCAATCACAGTTTCAACTGGAGGGAAATGCTATTACAAGACTGA